A stretch of the Mycolicibacterium celeriflavum genome encodes the following:
- a CDS encoding MMPL family transporter: protein MLQRIAHLAIAAPRRVVAIAVLVMVACAVFGIPVAKHLSAGGFQDPTSESAQATRLLVDKFGQGDMELIISVHSDEGAKSAVARAVGEDIVAQLRAAPSVVDVTSLWAAPPTAAPALISRDGKTGLIVAGITGGESGAQKHAKDLTERLVHDRDGVTVRAGGEAMLYVQINGQSEKDLLMMEAIAIPLSFVALVWVFGGLLAAALPLAIGGFAILGSMAVLRGVTYFTDVSIFALNLSVAMGLALAIDYTLLIISRYRDEIADGADRDRALVRTMATAGRTVLFSAMTVALSMVAMVLFPMYFLKSFAYAGIAVVTFAAVAAVVVAPAAIVLLGDRMDSLDARRLARWVFRRPDPVRKPVEQTFWYRCTKYVMRRAVPIGIAIVALLLVLGAPFLGAKWGFPDDRVLPESASARQVGDDLRADFAVDSARNVTVVIPDTGGITPAQVDRYAADLSRVADVSSVSAPGGTFVDGRVVGPPSAATAVENGSAFLTVASTAPLFSDASEAQLDRLRAVSTPADVPVQLTGVAQINRDSASAITSRLPLVLGVIAAITFVLLFLLTGSVVLPLKALVLNVLSLTAAFGALVWIFQEGHLGAMGTTPTGTLVANMPVLLFCIAFGLSMDYEVFLVSRIREFWLESGKAGDASARARNDESVALGLAKTGRVVTAAALLMSISFAALIAAEVAFMRMFGVGLTLAILADATLVRMALVPAFMHLLGRWNWWAPKPLAKLHARIGFSETAETPPPVTKPSTEPVGTR from the coding sequence GTGCTGCAACGAATCGCACATCTGGCCATAGCGGCGCCTCGGCGCGTCGTCGCGATCGCGGTCCTGGTGATGGTCGCGTGCGCAGTGTTCGGGATCCCCGTCGCCAAGCATCTGTCCGCCGGCGGATTCCAGGACCCGACCTCGGAGTCGGCGCAGGCGACCCGGCTGTTGGTGGACAAGTTCGGCCAGGGCGATATGGAACTGATTATCAGCGTGCACTCCGACGAGGGCGCGAAGAGCGCCGTGGCCCGTGCCGTCGGGGAGGACATCGTCGCACAACTGCGGGCCGCGCCGTCCGTCGTCGACGTGACGTCGTTGTGGGCCGCGCCGCCGACGGCCGCTCCGGCGTTGATCAGTCGCGACGGCAAGACGGGGTTGATCGTCGCGGGCATCACCGGCGGCGAGAGCGGGGCGCAGAAGCACGCGAAGGACCTCACCGAGCGACTCGTGCACGACCGCGACGGCGTCACCGTGCGCGCCGGTGGCGAGGCCATGCTTTACGTGCAGATCAACGGCCAGAGCGAAAAAGACCTGTTGATGATGGAAGCCATCGCGATCCCGTTGAGCTTCGTGGCGCTGGTCTGGGTGTTCGGCGGGCTGTTGGCCGCCGCGCTGCCGCTGGCCATCGGTGGCTTCGCGATTCTCGGCTCGATGGCGGTGTTGCGGGGGGTCACCTACTTCACCGACGTGTCGATTTTCGCGTTGAACCTCTCCGTGGCAATGGGATTGGCGCTCGCGATCGATTACACGCTGCTGATCATCAGCAGATACCGCGACGAGATCGCCGACGGGGCGGACCGGGACCGCGCGCTGGTGCGCACCATGGCGACGGCCGGGCGAACCGTGTTGTTCTCCGCGATGACGGTGGCGCTGTCGATGGTCGCGATGGTGCTGTTTCCGATGTACTTCCTGAAGTCGTTCGCCTACGCGGGAATTGCGGTGGTGACGTTCGCGGCGGTCGCCGCGGTGGTGGTCGCGCCCGCGGCGATCGTGCTGCTCGGCGACCGGATGGATTCGTTGGACGCGCGTCGTCTTGCGCGTTGGGTGTTCAGGCGGCCGGACCCGGTGCGCAAGCCCGTCGAGCAGACATTCTGGTACCGGTGCACGAAATACGTGATGCGCCGGGCAGTTCCGATCGGTATCGCGATCGTCGCGCTGCTGTTGGTGCTGGGGGCCCCGTTCCTCGGGGCGAAGTGGGGTTTCCCCGACGACCGGGTGCTGCCGGAGTCGGCGTCGGCGCGACAGGTCGGCGACGACCTGCGCGCCGACTTCGCCGTCGACTCGGCGCGCAACGTCACGGTCGTCATACCGGACACCGGCGGGATCACGCCCGCGCAGGTGGACCGCTATGCCGCCGACCTGTCGCGCGTCGCCGACGTGTCCTCGGTTTCGGCGCCCGGCGGCACGTTCGTCGACGGCAGGGTGGTGGGCCCGCCATCGGCTGCGACCGCCGTCGAGAACGGCAGCGCGTTCCTCACGGTGGCCAGCACGGCGCCATTGTTCAGTGACGCCTCCGAGGCGCAACTCGATCGACTGCGGGCGGTGAGCACTCCTGCCGATGTCCCGGTCCAGTTGACCGGTGTCGCACAGATCAACCGGGACAGTGCCTCGGCGATCACGTCACGGCTACCGCTGGTGCTCGGCGTGATCGCCGCGATCACCTTCGTGCTGCTGTTCCTGTTGACCGGCAGCGTGGTGCTACCGCTGAAGGCCTTGGTGCTCAACGTCTTATCGCTGACGGCCGCGTTCGGCGCACTGGTGTGGATCTTCCAGGAGGGCCATCTCGGCGCGATGGGGACGACACCGACCGGGACACTCGTGGCGAACATGCCGGTGTTGTTGTTCTGCATCGCTTTTGGGTTGTCGATGGACTACGAGGTTTTTCTGGTGTCGCGGATTCGTGAGTTCTGGCTGGAGTCCGGCAAGGCCGGCGACGCCTCTGCCCGCGCCCGCAACGACGAGAGCGTGGCGCTCGGCCTGGCGAAGACGGGCCGCGTGGTCACGGCGGCGGCGCTGCTGATGTCGATCTCGTTCGCGGCGCTGATCGCGGCTGAAGTCGCGTTCATGCGGATGTTCGGTGTCGGGTTGACCCTCGCGATACTCGCGGATGCCACACTGGTGCGCATGGCGTTGGTGCCTGCGTTCATGCATCTGCTCGGCCGCTGGAACTGGTGGGCGCCCAAGCCGCTGGCCAAGCTGCACGCCCGGATCGGCTTCAGCGAGACCGCCGAAACCCCGCCGCCTGTAACAAAGCCGTCGACCGAACCCGTGGGAACTCGATGA
- a CDS encoding class I SAM-dependent methyltransferase, protein MSQTIDNPFFAKLWTVMSTHETDAIRQLRRENLAGLSGRVLEVGAGTGTNFEYYPDTVTEVVAVEPERRLAEHAQRAATATRVPVTVRTDTVEQFMASGSEPFDAVVCSLVLCSIEDPETVLRQLRSLLRPGGELRYLEHIAATGGRARLQKIADATVWPRLFGNCHTHRHTEEGIVGAGFEVAGARREWTIPRWLPLPVAEVAIGRAVKP, encoded by the coding sequence ATGAGTCAAACCATCGATAACCCGTTCTTCGCGAAGTTGTGGACGGTGATGTCCACCCACGAGACCGACGCCATCCGGCAGTTGCGCCGCGAGAACCTCGCCGGCCTGTCCGGCCGGGTGCTGGAGGTCGGTGCGGGTACTGGGACGAATTTTGAGTACTACCCCGATACGGTCACCGAGGTGGTGGCCGTCGAACCCGAGCGTCGCCTGGCTGAACATGCTCAGCGGGCGGCCACGGCCACGCGGGTCCCGGTCACGGTCAGGACCGACACGGTAGAGCAGTTCATGGCGTCCGGCAGCGAACCGTTCGACGCTGTGGTGTGCTCACTGGTGCTGTGTTCGATCGAAGACCCTGAAACTGTTCTGCGGCAACTGCGCTCGCTGTTGCGACCGGGCGGCGAACTGCGCTACCTCGAGCACATCGCCGCTACCGGTGGTCGGGCGCGGCTGCAGAAGATCGCCGACGCGACAGTGTGGCCGCGGCTGTTCGGCAACTGCCACACCCATCGTCATACCGAGGAGGGCATCGTCGGCGCCGGTTTCGAGGTGGCGGGCGCTCGACGGGAATGGACGATTCCGCGATGGCTGCCGCTGCCGGTCGCGGAGGTTGCGATCGGGCGAGCGGTCAAGCCCTAG
- a CDS encoding TetR/AcrR family transcriptional regulator → MKRRRAPRGSGEQLRDEILDATTDLLLASGDAKEVSIRSVAQRVGVTPPSIYLHFADKDALLDAVCARYFEKLDEEMQRAAADQPSTIDVLRAQGLAYVRFAMKTPELYRIATMGPGRPGSDVDVALNSSAFAHIRNSVELLMAEGLFAPGDPTVVALELWAAAHGMAAMLISRPYLPWGNVEEFTDRALRAVVVGEIVAGGIDPKAAPQDVVARLKGLLDESNHR, encoded by the coding sequence ATGAAACGACGCCGTGCGCCGCGCGGATCGGGGGAGCAGCTGCGCGACGAGATCCTCGATGCGACAACCGATCTGCTGCTCGCGAGCGGCGACGCCAAGGAGGTGTCGATCCGGTCGGTGGCACAGCGGGTCGGTGTGACGCCGCCGTCGATCTATCTGCACTTCGCGGACAAGGACGCGCTGCTCGACGCGGTGTGTGCCCGGTACTTCGAAAAGCTGGACGAAGAGATGCAACGGGCGGCTGCGGACCAACCGTCGACGATCGATGTGCTGCGCGCGCAGGGGCTCGCATATGTCCGATTCGCGATGAAAACCCCTGAGCTGTACCGCATTGCCACGATGGGACCAGGTCGGCCCGGCAGCGACGTGGACGTCGCGCTCAACAGCTCGGCGTTCGCGCATATCCGAAATTCGGTCGAGTTGCTGATGGCCGAAGGCCTTTTCGCTCCCGGCGATCCGACCGTCGTCGCGTTGGAATTATGGGCGGCGGCGCATGGGATGGCGGCGATGCTCATCTCCAGGCCGTACTTGCCGTGGGGTAACGTCGAGGAATTCACCGATCGTGCGCTACGGGCCGTGGTTGTCGGCGAGATCGTGGCGGGCGGCATCGACCCGAAGGCGGCGCCGCAGGACGTCGTGGCCAGACTGAAGGGACTGTTGGATGAGTCAAACCATCGATAA